A portion of the Paucilactobacillus hokkaidonensis JCM 18461 genome contains these proteins:
- a CDS encoding cation-translocating P-type ATPase has protein sequence MYSQHRHDAVKQLKTSRHDGLTTVTANDRLTKYGQNEIQHEQREPAWKVFLRSLGEPIVIILWIAIGLTLISASYDFFVKNDHAHGMSAIYEGLVIFVVILINSSLTYWQKLKAQKSLDALSAVSRHQSNVLRDNTWQKIDATQLVPGDIVDVKMGDFIEADLRWLSVNELQVNESHLTGESDAVQKTRDALPKETELGDRTNMGFSGSTVVNGSGIGVVTATGMDTELGKIANLLQQTKQQKTPIEQTVSQLTKRLMLAAFGVVTVAIAYDLVKEYLNTGMITITGLMNNISGAIALAVASIPDALPVVLSIVLTIGARVLARNKGLIKSLSSVETLGATTFIASDKTGTLTKNEMTVTRFFANGVNFAVDGDGYDPVGEINSIKDGKNVQESDFISFLQSAVLNNEAQIQRDENGNYAPLGNPTDVSLIVLGHKAQISRDHLLSQTGEQDCDILRVLPFESTRKMMSTVVKIGNKYQLLTKGAPDVLMRHSESAVLADNSVAIDDAKATLEQQVLDYANDALRTIAVAKRELTKEEALNATQTQLEQKLTILGIAGIIDPPRPEVQKSIATLRKAAVEVVMITGDHAATARAIAYRLGIVTDKQAPVIEGREIEQLSDEQLFELAPDIRVYARVSPEHKQRIIKALQKHDQVVAMTGDGVNDAPALRAADIGIAMGINGTEVTKDSADLILLDDKFTTIEKSVAAGRTIFANIKNFMRQELTTNVAEVLSILLGTFLITQPIGHISELTPTLTTIMVLWVNMISDSMPSFAMGYDEPEHDIMAVKPRNVNESVLANHLLSRVMIRGFVMGFAVFIAFYWAAKAGMQPNEAQTVAFLTLVFGQLWHVFDARSSHTLFRRNPFSNPYLIATVLFAGISSLAITMLPFFNTLMGTSPLSWEVYIAVIFLPALPTFILSGLKEAFKIKIW, from the coding sequence ATGTACTCACAACACCGCCACGACGCAGTGAAACAGCTCAAGACATCGCGCCATGATGGCTTAACTACTGTAACAGCCAACGACAGACTCACAAAATATGGCCAAAATGAAATCCAACACGAACAGCGTGAACCAGCCTGGAAAGTATTTTTGCGTTCGTTAGGAGAACCAATTGTAATCATTCTATGGATTGCGATTGGACTAACTTTAATTAGTGCTAGTTATGATTTTTTTGTTAAAAATGATCATGCTCATGGTATGTCCGCAATTTATGAAGGACTGGTCATTTTTGTAGTTATTCTAATTAATTCTAGCCTCACCTATTGGCAGAAACTAAAGGCCCAAAAATCATTGGATGCCCTCAGTGCTGTCTCGCGACACCAATCCAATGTTTTGCGTGATAATACTTGGCAAAAAATTGATGCCACTCAACTAGTGCCTGGTGATATTGTCGACGTTAAAATGGGTGACTTTATTGAGGCCGACTTGCGCTGGCTCTCAGTTAACGAACTGCAAGTTAACGAATCACATTTAACCGGTGAATCAGATGCCGTCCAAAAAACACGTGACGCACTGCCGAAAGAAACCGAACTAGGTGATCGAACTAACATGGGCTTTTCCGGATCAACCGTTGTTAACGGTAGTGGTATCGGGGTAGTTACCGCCACTGGAATGGATACTGAACTAGGAAAAATTGCCAATCTGTTGCAACAAACCAAACAACAAAAAACTCCCATTGAACAAACAGTTAGTCAGTTAACTAAACGTTTAATGCTCGCGGCCTTTGGAGTAGTAACAGTTGCAATCGCATACGACCTAGTGAAAGAATATCTCAATACCGGCATGATTACCATTACTGGACTAATGAACAATATTTCTGGAGCAATTGCCCTGGCGGTTGCCTCCATTCCTGATGCTCTGCCTGTTGTGCTTTCAATTGTGCTGACCATTGGTGCACGCGTGTTGGCTCGTAATAAAGGGTTGATCAAATCTCTTAGTAGTGTTGAAACACTGGGTGCCACCACCTTTATTGCTTCTGATAAAACAGGAACACTGACTAAAAATGAAATGACAGTCACCCGGTTTTTTGCCAATGGCGTAAATTTTGCAGTCGACGGTGATGGCTATGACCCGGTTGGTGAAATTAATTCTATTAAAGATGGTAAGAATGTCCAAGAGTCAGATTTCATCTCTTTTCTCCAAAGTGCCGTTTTAAATAATGAAGCCCAAATTCAACGGGATGAAAATGGCAATTACGCGCCCCTTGGTAATCCGACTGATGTTTCTTTAATTGTGTTGGGTCACAAAGCACAGATATCACGAGATCATTTGTTAAGCCAAACCGGTGAACAAGATTGTGATATTCTCCGAGTTCTCCCCTTCGAAAGTACCCGTAAAATGATGAGTACTGTCGTTAAAATTGGGAATAAATACCAATTATTGACTAAGGGCGCCCCGGATGTCTTAATGCGCCATTCTGAGAGTGCTGTTTTAGCTGACAATTCAGTAGCAATTGATGACGCCAAAGCAACCTTAGAACAGCAAGTTTTAGATTATGCTAATGATGCCTTACGCACAATTGCAGTAGCAAAACGCGAATTAACAAAAGAGGAAGCCCTCAATGCAACACAAACCCAACTAGAACAAAAATTAACGATTCTCGGTATTGCTGGAATTATTGATCCACCACGGCCGGAAGTGCAAAAATCAATTGCCACGTTGCGTAAAGCGGCAGTCGAGGTGGTCATGATTACGGGTGATCACGCAGCGACCGCTCGTGCAATTGCCTATCGGCTCGGCATTGTCACAGACAAACAAGCACCTGTCATTGAAGGACGTGAGATCGAACAGCTATCAGATGAACAGTTGTTTGAATTAGCACCTGATATTCGCGTTTATGCGCGTGTCTCTCCGGAACACAAGCAACGCATTATTAAGGCACTACAAAAACATGATCAAGTTGTAGCAATGACCGGAGATGGAGTGAATGATGCTCCGGCATTACGTGCCGCTGATATCGGTATCGCCATGGGAATCAACGGTACTGAGGTTACAAAAGACTCTGCCGACCTTATCTTGCTAGATGACAAATTTACAACAATTGAAAAATCAGTCGCAGCCGGCCGCACAATTTTTGCTAATATCAAAAACTTTATGCGCCAGGAACTAACTACCAATGTTGCGGAAGTATTATCAATCTTGTTAGGAACCTTTTTAATCACCCAACCAATCGGCCACATTTCAGAATTAACCCCCACATTAACCACCATCATGGTCTTATGGGTAAACATGATTAGTGATTCAATGCCCTCCTTTGCCATGGGCTATGATGAACCAGAACATGATATCATGGCCGTCAAGCCACGTAATGTAAACGAATCAGTATTAGCTAACCACCTGTTATCCCGTGTCATGATTCGTGGATTTGTAATGGGATTCGCAGTTTTTATTGCCTTTTATTGGGCTGCCAAAGCAGGGATGCAGCCAAACGAAGCTCAAACGGTAGCCTTCCTGACCTTAGTGTTTGGCCAATTATGGCATGTATTCGATGCCCGAAGCTCACATACCTTATTTAGACGTAATCCGTTTAGTAATCCATATTTAATTGCTACCGTATTATTCGCCGGAATTTCATCGCTGGCGATTACCATGTTGCCATTCTTCAACACTTTGATGGGAACCAGCCCGCTTAGTTGGGAAGTGTACATTGCCGTTATTTTCTTACCGGCACTACCAACATTTATCCTATCAGGATTGAAAGAAGCCTTTAAGATCAAAATATGGTAA
- the brnQ gene encoding branched-chain amino acid transport system II carrier protein codes for MENVKDLNSKPLTVKQYLVVSSMLFGLFFGAGNLIFPIHLGQLAGAHWGLATVGFLVTAVVLPLLSVLAVSVTRSEGVYDIGRPLGPAFALVFMILIHATIGPLFGTPRTATIPFSVGVQPLLPSNLAHVGLFVFSVLFFGAAFLVSYKESNIMSSVGKILNPVFLVLLFAVFMLGFLSPMGTAAKQSVTTAYQHASFFNGFLQGYNTMDALAGLAFGVTVVTAVRQLGKTSAKSNAKVTAKAGLIATSMIGVIYVGLIWLGATTLGRYKVSADGGVAFNQMFTHYLGGVGHALLATLLTVTCLTTAVGLVAAFAQDFHKHFSKVSYRQWLAFMCLASFLTANFGLDQILLWSTPMLMFLYPFAMALILLSVFSPFFKRDPVVYAFVVVFTAVPALLDMVAAFPPVVSQSGFGKALAAFQQDTLPFASLGMDWVVPALIGAVLGLGIHFLKPVFAGRRVVTSEHVNVK; via the coding sequence ATGGAAAATGTTAAGGATTTAAATTCAAAACCATTAACAGTTAAACAGTACTTAGTCGTTAGTTCAATGTTGTTTGGGTTATTTTTTGGAGCTGGGAATTTAATTTTTCCAATTCACTTAGGACAATTAGCTGGTGCTCATTGGGGTCTTGCGACAGTCGGCTTTCTGGTTACTGCGGTCGTATTGCCATTACTGTCAGTTTTAGCCGTTAGTGTAACCCGTTCTGAAGGGGTATATGATATCGGTCGTCCGCTGGGGCCAGCGTTTGCACTGGTATTCATGATTTTAATTCATGCAACGATTGGACCATTATTTGGGACACCACGAACTGCAACTATTCCATTTTCAGTTGGTGTTCAGCCATTATTGCCAAGTAATTTAGCCCATGTAGGATTGTTTGTATTCTCAGTCTTATTTTTTGGCGCAGCATTTTTAGTTTCTTACAAAGAATCTAACATCATGTCAAGTGTTGGTAAAATTCTAAATCCAGTATTCTTAGTCTTATTGTTTGCAGTATTTATGCTAGGTTTCTTGTCCCCAATGGGTACCGCTGCGAAACAGTCTGTTACGACAGCGTATCAACATGCATCATTTTTCAATGGATTTTTACAAGGATATAATACAATGGATGCATTGGCTGGACTAGCGTTTGGGGTTACTGTCGTTACTGCTGTCCGGCAACTAGGTAAAACATCCGCAAAGAGTAATGCCAAAGTAACCGCTAAAGCGGGTTTGATTGCCACTTCAATGATTGGAGTAATTTATGTTGGTTTGATCTGGTTGGGTGCAACGACACTTGGCCGCTATAAGGTTTCAGCAGATGGTGGTGTTGCTTTTAATCAAATGTTTACACACTACTTAGGTGGCGTGGGTCATGCATTACTGGCGACACTGTTGACTGTGACTTGTTTAACCACTGCAGTCGGGCTTGTTGCAGCTTTTGCACAAGATTTTCATAAACACTTTTCCAAGGTTAGCTATCGTCAATGGTTGGCATTCATGTGTTTGGCTTCATTTCTGACAGCTAATTTTGGATTAGACCAGATTCTTTTATGGTCAACGCCAATGTTGATGTTTTTATATCCATTTGCAATGGCTTTGATTTTATTATCTGTCTTTTCACCATTTTTTAAACGCGATCCGGTTGTCTATGCGTTTGTCGTTGTCTTTACCGCAGTGCCTGCATTGCTTGATATGGTTGCTGCATTTCCTCCAGTAGTTAGCCAAAGTGGATTTGGTAAAGCGTTAGCAGCATTTCAACAAGATACATTACCATTTGCTAGTTTAGGAATGGATTGGGTGGTACCAGCATTGATTGGGGCGGTGTTAGGGCTTGGAATTCACTTCTTAAAACCAGTATTTGCTGGCAGACGAGTCGTTACCTCAGAGCACGTTAATGTTAAGTAA
- a CDS encoding YhgE/Pip domain-containing protein, giving the protein MIKGEFKFIFHNKLIMLSTIVIMIIPFLYSIFFLKSVWDPYGNTGDLPVAVVNNDQPVKYEGKTMNVGKQTVQELKKNKQLGWRFVSKQKAQAGLKQRKYYTVVTIPKDFSKNATTVMSTTPKKMHLTYKTNDSLNYIGEVISEMGAKQLNTQIREQVTKAYATAVFTQLKTVGTGMKSAAKAETKLHDGTVTLNDGLNTYAVGVNQVNTGVQTLKVSVVPLSNGISQLANGGGTLATALQSYTGGVGQVNNGLQQLTANSGALVSGTQQAGLGIDQLQNGNSQITAKLKEVSQQIDTTLTPQNQQELQQFTNTLTELSSVLNSISGPTGTNLEVQLQSDLTGVGTNTAAVGKLATESGANFKDVYSKVFDTGNQNSTAVQLSKADANTKALQTILDSDAYKQMASNDQTTAAKVTAEVGSIQGNITTAKSSLVSAGTSVAGLNTSLSNMSQPLNDSKTKLKDVNNQIGQILPVLNSLKEQQADNPNGMADGIQAINQLESGLLTINTGLKQVGSTANTMGFIQASETVGSGLTQLQAGISGQNGLINGVSAYTNGVSQAQSGTQQLTNNSSELTSGATQLNSGLGQLNSQVPTLTNGVNQLANGTQQLADNSGRLINGTSQLANGSGQLQDALTNGSNQVNSIKPTSKTADMFAAPADLNHKSYSYVPNYGHALAPYVLSVALFVGSLVFNFAYPIRKVAMLGRTPKEWFASKVTVGGIVAIGMAVIETGLMLVAGLDADHPAQMFFIAIMFSLASMYIVMFLSMTFDNPGRFVAMVLLMLQLGGSGGTFPMEVTNSFFNAIHPWLPMTYSIMGFREALTSGLGSQVVWQAAGVLLIFALLGLALLLPSMILLQKLHWHGKSQLDNNQQLQGLEK; this is encoded by the coding sequence ATGATTAAAGGTGAGTTTAAATTTATTTTTCATAATAAGTTGATTATGTTATCAACGATTGTGATTATGATAATTCCGTTTTTGTACAGTATCTTCTTTTTAAAGTCGGTGTGGGATCCATATGGGAACACAGGTGATCTGCCGGTGGCGGTGGTTAATAATGATCAACCAGTAAAATATGAAGGCAAAACGATGAATGTCGGTAAGCAAACTGTACAGGAGTTGAAGAAAAATAAGCAGTTAGGCTGGCGATTTGTTTCCAAACAAAAAGCACAAGCTGGATTGAAGCAGCGAAAATATTATACAGTGGTGACAATTCCTAAAGATTTTTCTAAAAATGCAACCACAGTGATGAGTACAACACCTAAAAAAATGCATTTAACGTATAAAACCAATGATTCCTTAAACTATATTGGTGAGGTCATCAGTGAAATGGGGGCTAAACAACTCAATACACAAATTAGAGAGCAAGTAACTAAGGCGTACGCGACGGCCGTATTCACGCAATTAAAGACAGTGGGAACGGGAATGAAATCGGCAGCTAAGGCTGAAACCAAACTTCATGACGGTACCGTGACACTTAATGATGGGTTGAACACTTACGCTGTTGGAGTTAATCAGGTTAATACTGGAGTGCAGACACTCAAGGTCAGTGTGGTACCACTATCTAATGGTATCAGTCAGTTGGCAAATGGTGGTGGTACCTTGGCAACGGCATTGCAAAGTTATACTGGCGGCGTCGGGCAAGTTAACAACGGATTACAGCAGTTGACGGCTAATTCTGGTGCATTAGTCAGTGGAACACAGCAGGCTGGATTAGGTATTGATCAATTACAAAATGGTAATTCACAAATTACTGCCAAATTAAAAGAAGTTTCACAACAAATTGACACAACTTTGACTCCACAAAATCAACAAGAGTTACAGCAGTTTACAAATACATTAACGGAACTTTCGTCAGTTTTAAATAGCATATCAGGTCCAACGGGTACTAATTTAGAAGTGCAGTTGCAAAGTGATTTAACCGGTGTTGGAACGAATACGGCAGCTGTTGGTAAATTAGCTACGGAAAGTGGGGCTAATTTTAAAGACGTTTATAGTAAAGTGTTTGATACTGGCAATCAAAATAGCACGGCTGTTCAGTTGAGTAAAGCAGACGCTAATACAAAGGCTTTGCAAACAATTTTGGACAGTGATGCGTACAAACAAATGGCGTCTAATGACCAGACTACGGCCGCGAAAGTTACAGCAGAAGTTGGTTCTATTCAAGGAAATATTACTACAGCTAAATCCAGTTTAGTTTCTGCCGGAACTTCTGTCGCTGGTTTAAATACCAGTTTAAGTAACATGTCACAGCCACTTAATGATTCTAAAACTAAATTAAAAGATGTTAATAACCAAATTGGACAGATTCTACCGGTTTTAAATAGTTTAAAAGAGCAACAAGCAGATAATCCCAACGGAATGGCTGATGGAATTCAAGCCATTAATCAATTAGAATCAGGTCTATTGACTATTAATACAGGTCTAAAACAAGTTGGTTCTACTGCTAATACGATGGGATTCATTCAGGCGTCCGAAACTGTTGGGTCAGGACTGACACAATTGCAAGCTGGTATCAGTGGTCAAAACGGATTAATAAATGGTGTGTCTGCCTATACTAATGGCGTTTCACAGGCGCAGTCCGGTACCCAGCAACTCACCAATAATTCGTCAGAGTTAACTAGTGGGGCTACACAATTGAATTCTGGATTGGGTCAGTTAAATTCACAAGTACCAACCTTAACTAATGGTGTTAATCAACTGGCTAATGGTACCCAACAGTTGGCGGATAATTCTGGTCGGCTTATTAATGGAACCAGTCAATTAGCAAATGGATCTGGTCAATTGCAAGATGCATTAACTAATGGGTCTAACCAGGTAAATAGTATTAAGCCAACTAGTAAGACTGCAGATATGTTTGCGGCACCAGCAGACCTAAATCATAAGTCATATAGTTATGTACCAAATTATGGACATGCATTAGCACCATACGTTTTATCAGTTGCTTTATTTGTCGGTAGCTTAGTGTTTAACTTTGCTTACCCCATTAGAAAGGTGGCCATGCTGGGGAGAACGCCAAAAGAATGGTTTGCCAGTAAGGTAACAGTAGGCGGCATCGTAGCAATTGGCATGGCAGTTATCGAAACAGGATTAATGTTAGTTGCCGGTTTAGATGCCGATCATCCGGCCCAGATGTTTTTCATTGCGATTATGTTCTCACTGGCATCTATGTATATCGTCATGTTCTTATCAATGACGTTTGATAATCCAGGTCGATTTGTTGCCATGGTGTTGTTGATGCTCCAGTTAGGCGGATCGGGTGGAACATTCCCAATGGAAGTCACCAACTCATTTTTCAATGCAATTCATCCATGGTTACCGATGACGTATTCTATCATGGGGTTCAGGGAAGCATTGACTTCTGGGTTAGGATCACAAGTGGTTTGGCAAGCAGCTGGTGTGCTATTAATCTTTGCATTGCTCGGATTAGCATTACTGCTGCCCAGCATGATTTTACTGCAAAAATTACATTGGCACGGTAAATCGCAATTGGACAATAATCAACAGTTACAAGGTTTAGAAAAATAA
- the thiD gene encoding bifunctional hydroxymethylpyrimidine kinase/phosphomethylpyrimidine kinase — protein MVNEQVQALTIAGNDSDGSAGMPADLHAFFISNVYGMGLLTSAVSGNSYGIDAAHIVPLDFIKQQFKTLAADFKIRAAKTGMLANVEVMDTVAQCYQEVDFGPLVVDPVISTKHGAMLMEQAAYEEFKAKIIPLATVITPNFFEAQKLTESTLETTDDIVAGAAKLQKMGAKNVVIKGQHHTDDRETVDDYILLENGDHFWLKEPYIKTDRVNGTGDTFSAVIAAEIAKGNTVEAAIRTAKKVVHVSIANSIQVGHKFGPINHWAGQQA, from the coding sequence ATGGTTAACGAACAGGTTCAAGCTTTAACAATTGCGGGAAATGATTCAGATGGTAGTGCTGGAATGCCAGCAGATCTCCATGCTTTTTTCATTTCGAATGTTTATGGCATGGGATTACTAACCTCTGCTGTATCGGGTAATTCATACGGTATTGATGCAGCCCATATTGTCCCGTTAGATTTTATTAAACAGCAGTTTAAAACACTTGCTGCTGATTTTAAAATTAGGGCCGCTAAAACAGGTATGCTGGCTAATGTGGAAGTTATGGATACAGTTGCACAATGCTACCAAGAAGTTGACTTCGGCCCTCTTGTAGTTGATCCAGTAATTAGTACCAAACATGGTGCTATGCTGATGGAACAAGCTGCCTACGAAGAGTTCAAAGCAAAAATAATTCCGTTGGCCACTGTTATTACGCCAAACTTCTTTGAAGCCCAAAAATTAACTGAATCTACTTTAGAAACTACGGACGATATTGTGGCCGGTGCTGCTAAACTGCAAAAAATGGGCGCCAAAAATGTAGTTATCAAAGGCCAACATCACACTGACGACCGCGAAACAGTAGATGATTATATTTTATTAGAAAATGGTGACCATTTTTGGCTGAAAGAACCGTACATCAAAACTGATCGCGTGAATGGAACCGGAGATACTTTTTCGGCAGTAATTGCTGCTGAAATTGCCAAGGGTAATACAGTTGAAGCAGCAATTCGAACCGCGAAAAAAGTGGTCCACGTTTCAATTGCTAATTCTATTCAAGTTGGACATAAATTTGGTCCAATTAATCACTGGGCCGGCCAACAGGCTTAA
- a CDS encoding VOC family protein: MNTIHLICLGVQSLAKSRKFYKQLGFMEPNIEYSDKIVFFNNSGTRLELFPYNELLKDIGLKAEENPFPTTFNGVTHAFNAKSKDEVDFVFKKALKNGAKDIKQPVWGDWGGYSGYFSDPDNYLWEVAYSDSWQFDNDDMLIIE; this comes from the coding sequence ATGAACACAATTCACCTAATCTGTTTAGGCGTGCAAAGTTTGGCCAAATCACGAAAATTTTATAAACAGCTAGGCTTTATGGAACCGAATATTGAATATTCCGACAAAATTGTCTTTTTTAATAATTCTGGAACCAGATTAGAATTATTCCCATATAATGAATTATTGAAGGATATTGGCCTCAAGGCGGAGGAAAATCCATTTCCAACAACTTTTAATGGTGTTACGCATGCATTTAATGCCAAAAGTAAGGATGAAGTTGATTTTGTTTTTAAAAAAGCATTAAAAAATGGTGCCAAAGACATTAAACAACCTGTTTGGGGCGATTGGGGCGGTTATAGTGGTTATTTTAGTGATCCCGATAATTATCTTTGGGAAGTTGCTTATTCAGATTCGTGGCAATTTGATAATGATGACATGCTAATAATTGAATAG
- a CDS encoding DUF2187 family protein has product MNNGNDNEEEVEEKFKIGDTLTCKKFGSLEHDFTGEIEKVYENSVLVNITEFDDEDQMAVSELNKRAIVRKSEIEIIE; this is encoded by the coding sequence ATGAATAACGGGAATGATAATGAAGAAGAAGTTGAAGAAAAATTCAAGATCGGTGACACTCTTACATGTAAGAAGTTTGGCTCATTAGAACACGATTTCACTGGTGAAATTGAAAAAGTATATGAAAATTCAGTATTGGTCAACATTACTGAATTTGATGATGAGGATCAAATGGCAGTTAGTGAATTGAATAAACGTGCCATTGTACGTAAAAGTGAGATTGAAATCATCGAATAG
- a CDS encoding APC family permease — MLNKKKRNLFVRKNITQDVLKKTGLEKSLTAFSLTTMGVGAIVGAGIFITPGIIAAKYTGPGALLAFVLAAVVCSLAALCYSEFSSTIPLAGSAYTYIYAVFGEFIAWILGWALVSEYLFSVSAVAASWSSYFQNILAGFNLHLPSALQAAYGTAGMPHAIFDLPAFVIIMVISLLLVGGIRESARINAVMVILKILVIILFIVVGLFYIKPANYHPFLPFGMKGVVSGAAVAFYAYIGFDAVSTASEEVKNPQKNVPIGIIGSLLIATALYIALSAVLVGTVKYTKLNVADPVAYALHFIHQDWISGIVSLGAVIGMTTVLIVFLYGGTRLVFAISRDGLLPPIFSKLAPKTHTPVLNTWIFGIVGSVFACIIPIDKITELVNIGTLFAFAMVSLGIIFLRRDPEFKDLDSAFKVPFYPVLPIISFILCAILMLELKLFTWIAFFIWLIIGLILYFSYGYRHSIARNQ, encoded by the coding sequence ATGCTGAATAAAAAGAAACGAAATCTGTTTGTGCGCAAAAATATTACACAAGATGTTTTAAAAAAGACTGGTTTGGAAAAATCGTTAACGGCTTTTAGCCTGACAACAATGGGGGTTGGTGCAATTGTGGGCGCCGGAATCTTTATCACCCCTGGAATTATTGCTGCTAAATACACTGGACCGGGTGCTCTATTAGCCTTTGTTCTAGCTGCAGTTGTTTGTTCACTGGCCGCTCTGTGTTATTCAGAATTTTCTTCGACAATTCCACTCGCCGGTAGTGCTTATACATATATTTATGCTGTTTTTGGTGAATTCATCGCTTGGATCCTTGGCTGGGCACTAGTTTCAGAATATTTATTTTCAGTCTCGGCAGTCGCAGCAAGTTGGTCGTCTTATTTTCAAAATATTTTAGCCGGTTTTAATTTACACTTACCCAGTGCATTGCAGGCCGCTTATGGTACTGCCGGCATGCCCCATGCAATTTTTGATTTACCAGCGTTCGTTATTATCATGGTAATTTCTTTATTATTAGTTGGTGGTATTCGTGAATCCGCGCGAATTAATGCTGTGATGGTTATTTTAAAAATTTTGGTAATCATTTTGTTCATTGTAGTTGGCCTCTTTTATATTAAACCAGCTAACTATCATCCCTTTCTCCCATTTGGAATGAAGGGCGTTGTCTCTGGTGCCGCAGTAGCGTTTTATGCCTATATTGGTTTTGATGCCGTCTCAACTGCTTCCGAAGAAGTTAAAAATCCACAAAAAAATGTTCCAATTGGTATCATTGGATCACTTTTAATTGCCACCGCATTGTATATCGCGTTATCCGCCGTACTTGTTGGTACCGTTAAATACACCAAGTTAAACGTTGCTGATCCAGTTGCTTATGCACTCCATTTCATTCATCAAGATTGGATTTCAGGAATTGTTTCATTAGGTGCCGTGATTGGGATGACTACGGTTTTAATTGTCTTTTTATATGGCGGCACACGACTCGTATTTGCGATTAGTCGCGACGGCCTTTTGCCACCAATATTTAGCAAGTTAGCACCTAAAACTCATACCCCGGTACTCAATACTTGGATATTTGGAATTGTCGGTAGTGTTTTTGCCTGCATTATCCCAATTGATAAAATTACTGAATTGGTTAATATTGGAACGCTATTTGCCTTTGCAATGGTCTCACTTGGAATCATCTTCTTACGTCGTGATCCTGAATTCAAAGACCTTGATTCTGCATTTAAGGTCCCATTTTATCCCGTTTTACCAATCATTTCGTTTATTCTCTGTGCAATACTGATGCTTGAATTAAAGCTCTTTACTTGGATTGCATTTTTCATCTGGCTTATCATTGGACTGATTCTGTACTTTAGCTATGGCTACCGTCACAGCATTGCGCGCAACCAATAA
- a CDS encoding LPXTG cell wall anchor domain-containing protein, whose amino-acid sequence MTTSKLTKTILVATMLLVGMAVGAGLDTKVVKADDMTATAMVQPEVTESSLVKTEKEVPVVAEQQVDQESEIVKSDNNNEDSTTVADSGSSRKTISNKANNSDSESSTTAIGKTDGKTKTSGSDSENKAVVSAASESTKDTNNKSADISKSTPVKVIESSEGKVELSPTKNAVVKPKTKAKVVEIKYDSKVLPKTDGQNNRSVVVTIGTLGLIVSGLLVYRFRKNI is encoded by the coding sequence ATGACGACAAGCAAATTAACAAAAACAATTTTAGTTGCGACAATGTTATTAGTTGGGATGGCTGTGGGGGCAGGACTTGATACTAAAGTTGTTAAGGCAGATGATATGACTGCTACAGCAATGGTACAACCAGAAGTTACTGAAAGCAGCTTAGTGAAAACTGAAAAAGAAGTTCCTGTCGTTGCTGAACAGCAAGTTGATCAGGAAAGTGAAATTGTTAAATCTGATAATAATAATGAAGATTCCACAACTGTGGCCGATAGTGGTTCAAGTAGAAAAACGATAAGTAATAAAGCAAACAATTCAGATAGTGAAAGCTCAACTACAGCAATTGGTAAAACTGATGGCAAAACAAAAACTTCAGGTAGTGATAGTGAAAATAAGGCAGTTGTCTCGGCTGCCTCTGAAAGCACAAAAGATACAAATAACAAGTCAGCAGATATTAGTAAATCAACGCCAGTTAAAGTTATTGAGAGTTCAGAAGGAAAAGTTGAATTATCACCCACTAAAAATGCGGTAGTAAAGCCAAAAACAAAGGCTAAAGTTGTCGAGATTAAATATGATAGCAAAGTATTGCCTAAGACGGATGGACAAAATAATCGGTCAGTGGTGGTTACAATCGGTACTTTAGGTTTAATTGTCAGTGGTTTGTTGGTATATCGTTTCCGTAAAAATATTTAA